The genomic stretch CGTGCTGATGACCCCCGATATGGCCAACTTTTCCGGCAAAGTGCACGGCGGAGAGCTGTTGTCGTACTTGGACAAGGTGGCCTATGCCTGCGCCAGCCGTTATGCGGGCGCCTATGTGGTGACCCTGTCGGTGGACAGGGTGATGTTCCGCCAGGCCATCAATGTCGGCGAGCTAGTCACCTTCCTGGCGTCGGTGAACTTCACCGGTACCACCTCCATGGAGGTGGGCATCAAGGTGATCACCGAAGATATCCGCAACAAGGTGGTGCGCCACACCAACAGCTGCTACTTCACCATGGTGGCCCTGGACGACGAAGGCAAACCCACTCCGGTACGCCCGTTAGAGCCACAGAATGAAGAAGAAAAACAACGCTTCGAAGCAGCCAAGCTGCGCCGTAAGTTACTGCGGGACCAGGAAGCCGCCCACGACGCCATTAAAAAGGAAGTGCAGCAGTTGGAGCTCTGAGTTGTATCGGCATAAGGCGGTTTAGCAAGGCATGGAATGGCAGCGGCTCTGGTAACGCCGCCGCCTTTTGCTGCTAGGTTGGTGGCAACAAGGAGGTGAGTATGTTCGCGATCGACAAGGACGGTTGGGTATCCCACACCAAAGTCACCAAAAAAGACCGCCCCAAGCTGGCCCACGGGCCCATGGCCCCCGTTAAGGCGATAGTACTGCACAGGACCGGCACCACATCGGCCTCTTCGGTGCTGAACGCTTGGGCGACCAAACCCGAGGGTACCCATTTTCTCATCGGCGAAGACGGCAGCATTTACCAATGTGCCAGCCTGAAACAACAGTGCTGGCATGTAGGCAAACTCTATGCCCGCTGCCGCACCACCTCGTCCTGCACCGAGGAAGACGCCAAGGCCATTGACGCCATCCTTCATCAAAAGGGGACCAACTGGGGACAGAAGTTCCGGATGGTGACGCGCCATGAGCTGGAAAAGGACTATCCGGATCGCTTTCCCCATAACCATGACGCCTTGGGCATCGAGATTGTCGGGGCCCTGTCCACCCAAAGCGAGATCTATGAGTTGCCCAACGAGGCCCAGCAGCAGTCGCTTTTCTGGCTGGTAGACCAACTGGTGGCTGCCTTTGAACTGACCCTGAGCGATATCTATGCCCACGGCAAGATAGCCCATAAGGATCCCAAGCAGTCCGAAGGCGCCTCGGCCCTGAAAGCCTACAGGATTTACAAGGAGGCCGGATGAAAGGGCGCTTAGGGTTACTGGCGCTATTGGCGGTTGCGGGCTGCCAGGCCGAGCAGAAAGTCCCGACCTTTGGCCAGCTCCAGTCCAACCTGGAGGTGACCGACCGCAACCAATACCAATGTGCGGCGCCGAGCCTTGCCGATATCCGCAGGGTACTGGACAAGGGCCAATGGACAGATCCCCAGAGCCTACACGACCATTACGCCAGCACCGGTTGTTCGGTCAAAGGACAGGTGATGCAGGACGGCCAGTGGCGGTCCTTTACGTTCGATTTTGGCGGCATTATTTACTTTGATGACGGCCGGGTGCTGGCCTGCGGCCAAGGCTGCTGCAGCGACGACTTTGCCTTTTGCAGCTTTGACCCAGGGGTAGATGGCCAATAAGAGTGCCCGCCCGGTCCCGACCATCAAGCCGAGACAATAACGATGTCAGCCATAGCACAAACCCCCAAGCCCCCATATTACGCGGTGATCTTCAGCTCCCTTCGCACCCCTGTCGATGCAGGCTATGGTGAGATGGCAGATCTCATGGCGACCCTGGCGGCGCAGCAGCCGGGTTATCTGGGTGCCGAATCGGCCCGGGAAGGGCTGGGGATCACCGTATCCTATTGGCAGAGCCTGGAGGCGATCCGCGCCTGGAAAGCCAATGTCGACCATCAGCTGGCCCAGCGCCAGGGGCGGGAGAAATGGTACAGCGCCTATAAGACCCGCATCGCCCTGGTGGAGCGGGACTACGGTTTCGAGGTGTAAAAAACCGCCCTTAAGGGCGGTTTTTCGTGGCGTTATTTAACGCGCATGCCAGGCTGGGCGCTGCCGGCCGAGGCGCCGTCGTCCGGGCTCAGTACCCAAAGGTCCTTACCGCCGGGGCCGGCAGCCAGCACCATGCCTTCGCTCATGCCGAACTTCATCTTGCGCGGCGCAAGGTTCGCCACCATGACGGTGAGCTTGCCCTGCAAGTCTTCGGGGGCGTAAGCGGACTTGATACCGGCAAACACCTGGCGGGTTTCTCCCCCCAAGTCCAGCTCCAGGCGCAGCAGCTTGTCGGCCCCTTCTACGTGCTCTGCCTTGGCAATGCGGGCGATGCGCAGGTCCACCTTGGCAAAATCGTCGTAGCTTATCTCGGGGCTGATGGGGTCGTCCGCCAGGGGGCCTTCGACCTTCTTGGCCATGTTTTCCTTGGAGGCTTCTACCATGGCCTCGACCTTGGCCGGCTCGATGCGGCTCACCATGGCCTGGAAGGGATTGATGGCGCGGCCCACCAGCAGCTCGCCACGGTTGGCCCAGGTCAGCTCGCTGCCCAGGAAGGCTTCCACCTTGGCGGCCAGGGTTGGCAGTACCGGCTTGAGGTAAGTGACCAGCACCTTGAACAGGTTCAGGCTCAGGGTACAGACCTGGTGGGCCTCACTCAGGGTGTCGTCGTTTTTCACCAATACCCAGGGGGCGGTGTCGGCGATATAGACGTTGGCCTTGTCGGCCAGGGCCATGATCTCGCGCACGGCGCGGCCAAACTCGCGGCCTTCGAAGGCCTTGGCGATGTCGTCGCCCTTGGCCACGAACTCGTCAAAGAGGGTGGTGTCGATACTGTCGGCCAGCTTGCCGTCAAAGCGCTTGGTGATAAAGCCGGCGGTACGGGAGGCGATATTGACCAGCTTGCCCACCAGATCGGAGTTCACCCGCTGGGTGAAGTCTTCCAGGCTCAAGTCCAGGTCGTCGATGCGGTTGGACAGCTTGGCGGCGTAGTAATAGCGCAGGTATTCCGGGTCCAGGTGGTCCAGGTAGGTGCGAGCCTTGATAAAGGTGCCACGAGACTTGGACATCTTGGCGCCGTTGACGGTGACATAGCCGTGGGCGAAGACGTTGGTGGGCTTACGGAAACCGGCGCCGTCCAACATGGCCGGCCAGAACAGGCTGTGGAAGTAGATGATGTCCTTGCCGATAAAGTGGTAGACCTCGGCGTCGGAGTCTTCTTTCCAGAAGTCGTCGAAGTTGATGCCGGTCTTTTCGCACAGGGCCTTGAAGGAGGCCAGATAACCTATGGGAGCGTCCAGCCAGACGTAGAAGTACTTGCCGGGGGCGCCGGGGATCTCGAAGCCGAAATAGGGGGCGTCGCGGGAGATGTCCCAGCGGGCCAGGCCCTGTTCGAACCACTCGGCCAGCTTGTTGGCCATTTCTTCCTGCAAGGAGCCGGAGCGGATCCATTCCTTGAGCATGCCCTCAAAAGCCGGCAGGTCGAAGAAGTAGTGCACCGAGTCTTTCAGCACCGGGGTGGCACCGGACACCACCGACTTGGGATCCTTGAGATCCACCGGCTGGTAGGTGGCGCCGCACACTTCACAGTTGTCGCCGTTTTGGTCTTCGGCGCCGCATTTGGGGCAGGTTCCCTTGACGAAGCGGTCCGGCAGGAACATCTGTTCTTGCGGGTCGAACAGCTGGGAGATGGTCTCGGTCTTGATGTAGCCGCCGTCGTTGAGGCGGTTGTAGATCAGGGCCGACAGCTCGCGGTTCTCGTCACTGTGGGTGCTGTGGTAATGGTCAAAGCCGATATGGAAGTCGGCAAAGTCGGCCTGGTGCTCCACGTTGGTCTTGGCGATCATGGCTTCGGGGCTAATGCCCTGTTCCCGCGCCTTGAGCATGATGGGGGTGCCGTGGGCATCGTCCGCGCAGACATAATAGGCTTCAAAACCCCGGAGTTTTTGAAAACGGACCCAGATATCGGTCTGGATGTACTCCAACATATGGCCCAAGTGGATAGGCCCGTTGGCGTAAGGCAGGGCGCTGGTGACCAGAATGCGGCGCGAATCAGCCATTTCTCTCGCTCTTGGTTGCTTGTTCGGTAAGGGCGACAGTTTACGCCAAAGTGCCCCGGCATTGCACTAAAGTGGCGCAGCTAGCCTGCTGATGCCACAGCACTTTGGTTCCCGCCCCAAGGCCCCGGTGCTAGACTGGGGGCATCGAAAAATGCCCCGAGCCGTCATGCGTTTTTTCTCAAAAGCTACCCAGCCGCGCCTCACCGAGGTGCTTTGCCCCTTAACCGGCCTGCCCCTGGCCGACCTGGCCCAGACCCTGGAGGAGAGCACTGCCACCTTGCGCCTGCGGCTGCCTTACCCGGTTGCGGCCTTTGCCAGTGAGCTGGAAGAGGCCCTAAAACCGGTGCTGGCCGGGCGCACCCTGCATCTTGAAGGGCAGTTGCCGGCTTTTGCCAAGTCCCTTGGCAAGGCGAAAAACCTTATCGCCGTGGCCTCCGGCAAGGGCGGGGTGGGTAAGTCCACCACCACCATCAACCTGGCTTTGGCCTTAAAAGCCCTTGGCCTGAAAGTGGGGGTGCTGGACGCCGACCTGTTCGGGCCTTCCCTGCCGATGATGGTGGGTACCCGGGGCCAGCATCCGGACAGCCCTGACGGCAAGACCATGTATCCCATCGAAGCCCTGGGGCTTTACACCCAGTCCATCGGCTATCTGGTGGACGACAGCGACGCCGCCGTCTGGCGCGGCCCCATGGCCAGTACGGCGCTGCTGCAATTGGCCAACGAAACCCAGTGGCCTGAGCTGGATCTGCTGCTTATCGACATGCCGCCGGGCACCGGCGATATCCAGCTGACGGTATCCCAGAAGCTGCCCCTGGTTGGGGCCGTTATCGTCACCACACCCCAGGATCTGGCCCTGAGCGACGCCATCAAGGGCATGGCCATGTTCGACAAGGTGGGAGTGGCGACCCTGGGGCTGGTGGAAAACATGAGCTACCACCAGTGCAGCCAGTGCGGCCATCAGGAGCACCTCTTTGGGGACGGCGGCGGCGTGCGCCTGGCGGCAGAAAAACAGGTGCCCTTATTGGGGGCCATTCCCCTGACCCTGGCTATTCGCCAGCAGACCGACGGCGGCCAGCCGCTGGTGGTCAACGCCCCTGACAGCCATGAGGCCCATTGTTATATGGCCGCCGCCCGCAAGCTGCTGGCCACACTGGTGAAAAGACCTGCGGTGCCGGCAGCCATCGAGGTCAAAATGGTGTAGACTCGCCGCAATTTTTTGCCCGACAACAGAGTAACGGACCCATGCCTACGGAAAATCCTTGCGTCATCATCGGTATAGCGGGTGCATCTGCATCTGGTAAGTCACTGATTGCCAGGACTATTTTCAACGAACTCAAGGCAGAGGTTGGGCGCGAGGAGATCGCGGTGATCACCGAAGACAGCTACTACCGCGACCAGAGCGAGCTGTCCATGGACCAGCGGGTGCTGACCAACTACGACCATCCCCAGGCCTTCGAGCACGATCTGCTGGTGCGCCAGCTGCAAGCCCTCAAGGACGGCCAGGCAGTGGAGATCCCCGAGTATTCCTACGAGGAACACACCCGCAAGACCAGCACCCATACCGTTACCCCCAAGAAGGTGATCATCCTTGAGGGGATTTTGCTCTTGTCTTACAAACCGTTACGGGACATGCTGCAAGCCTCTGTCTTTGTCGACGCCCCCCTGGATATCTGCCTGATGCGCCGCCTGGTGCGGGACGTGGCAGAGCGGGGCCGCACCATGGAGTCGGTGCTCAAGCAGTATATGGACACGGTCAGGCCCATGTTCCTGCAGTTTATCGAGCCGTCCAAGCAATATGCCGACATCATAGTGCCCAGAGGCGGCAAGAACCGCATCGCCATCGACATGCTCAAAGCCAAGATCCGCCAGCACCTGTAGGAAGACGCCATGCGTTTGTGTGATACCCATATCGAAGAATACCTGGCCGACGGCCGCATCGTTATCGACCCGCCGCCGGGCCCCGACGCCATCAGCGGCGTCAGCGTGGATGTGCGCTTGGGGGATAAGTTCCGGGTCTTCCAGGATCACACGGCGCCCTATATCGACCTGTCCGGTCCCCGGTCACAAGTGAACGCGGCCCTGGAAAGGGTGATGAGCGACGAGATCGTCATCCCCGAAGGAGAGGCTTTCTTCCTGCACCCCGGCGAGCTGGCCCTGGCGGTCACCTATGAATCGGTGACCCTGCCCGCCGATATCGTCGGTTGGTTGGACGGCCGTTCGTCCCTGGCACGCCTGGGGCTGATGGTCCATGTCACCGCCCACCGTATCGACCCGGGCTGGTCCGGGCGCATCGTGCTGGAGTTTTATAACTCCGGCAAGCTGCCCCTGGCCCTGCGCCCCCACATGAAGATCGGTGCCCTGAACTTCGAAACCCTGTCGGCCCCGGCGGCCCGGCCTTACAACAAGCGCCTGGACGCCAAATACAAGGACCAGCAGGGAGCCGTGGCCAGCCGCATCGACCAGGACAGCAAGTAAGGAACCATGCTCGAGATAGCCGCCGGGATAGTGATCCCGGCCCACGAACTGCAGTTTTCCGCCCAGCGCGCCCAGGGCGCGGGGGGCCAGCACGTCAACACCACCGACTCGTCGGTGCTGCTCAAATTCAACTTCGAAGACTCCAAGAGCCTGCCCGACCATTACAAGGAAGGGCTAAGGCGCATGAGTTCGCACCTGGTGCATGGCCCCCTGGTGGTGATCAAGGCCCAGGAACACCGCTCCCAGCACATGAACCGGGAAGTGGCCCTGGAGAGGTTCAAGGCGCTTATGGAACAGGCCGGCCACAGGCCCAAGGTGCGCCGGGCCACCAGGCCCACCCGGGCTTCCAAGGAAAGGCGGGTCAAGGCCAAGAAGGGCCGGGGCGAAGTCAAGGCCGCCAGGGGCAAGGTGCGTTTGGACTAAAAGGCGGCTATGGTCATTGAAAAGCACAAGAGATGACCGCCGTGAGTTTTTACAATCATCCCCAGCACCTCAGCCGGGCCAACCTGGCCCACCTGAGCACCCTGAACGCCGAGCTGGCGGCAGGCCTCTTTAAAGGTGAGGTGTTATCCCAGGGCGGCCTGAGCTTGGGACTTGAGATAACGCCCAAGCACCTGATCCTGGTTGTCCATCACCCTGAAGGCAATACCCGAGACTGGGCCACGGATCTGCGGGCCCAGCTGCTGCTCTGGCCTGTCCAAAGGCCCCTTGGCAAGGTTCATGGCGGCTTTTTGGAGCAGGCCCAAAGCCTGCTCGGCCCCTTATTGCCGCTGTTATCCCGCCACCTCAAGTCCGGCATGGCCCTGTGGCTGACCGGCCATGGCCTGGGTGGTGCCCTGGCCTCGGTGCTGGCCGCCGAGCTGGCCCTGGGCCAGGACCTGGATGTCACCGGCCTTTGCACCTTCGGTTGCCCCCGGGTGTTCGACAACAGCCTGGCGGCGGCCATGGAAGAGCTGCTGGGAGAGCGCTATTGGCGGGTGGTCAATGACCAGGACTACATTACCCGGCTGCCCCCCCGCTGTTTTGGCTATCGCCATGGGGGACATTTGTCGTACTTTGATACCACGGGTCGTTTGCATCTGGCCGACGGCCAGCGCTGGTGGGACGGCTTTTGGGACCGCTGCCAGTACCACGGCCAATGGCTGTTCGCCAAGGACATGGCCGGCGTGGCCGAACACGGCGTGGACGAATATCAACTGTTGAGCCTGGGAGCCAAACTGTGACCGAATCCCTGCTGTACACCGCCAGCAACACTATCGAAGCCCACCTGCTGCAAGGACTGCTGGGGGGAGAGGGGATCCAGGTGCGCCTGGACTCGGATCTGCTGATGGGGGCGGTGGGAGACCTGCCCACCGAGGTGCAGCAGGTGCGGCTCTGGTGTTACCCCTACCATCTCAATGCCGCCCGTCAGGTGCTGGAAAACTACTTCAAGAGCGTCGGCGACGATTGGTTCTGCGGCCAGTGCGGTGAGCACAACGGTGGCGCCTTCGAATTCTGCTGGCACTGCCGCCAGCCCCGCAAGGGCAACTAAAAAGGCGCCGTTCGGCGCCTTTTCCCTCAATAGAGCAAACTGAACAGTTGGCGCCGGTACTTGGCCGCCAGGGCATTGCCCTGGCCAAGGGCCGCCAGTATGTCCAGGCAGGTCTTCTTGGCCTCGCCGTTTTGGAACTGCAGATCCTTGGTCAGGATGGCCAACAAGCCCTCCAGGGCCTCTTCATTCCGGCCGGCGGCATGGAGCTGCACCGCCAGTTTCAGGCGCAGGCCGTCGTCCTCGGGGTTCTGGGCCAGGGCCTCTGACAGGGCCCGCACTTCGGGGGTGTCTGCCGCTTCCTTTTTCAGCTGCAACTCGGCCTGGGCCTGCTTAAAGGCGGCGTCCTGGTAGGCCATGGGAATGGTGGCCAGCTTGGCGTCCGCTTCGTCCAGGCGGTTTTCTTCGATAAGGGCCTGGGCCAGCACGATATTGACCGGGTGGGGGTCGGCAGCGTTCTGGGCCGCTAGGGTCAGCTTGGTGATGGCTTCCCCATACTGCTCCTGGTCGAACAGGGCCAGGCCCGCTTCCAGGTCCGGGTCCACCGGCTCGGGCAGGTGCTTGTCCAGCAGGGCGCTCACCGACTCGGCGGTTTGGGGGCCGGCCAGGCCGTCTACCGGGCGGCCCTGGTCAATCAGGTAGAGGGTGGGCACGCTTTGGATTTGGAACTGGGCGGCCAGCATGGACTGGGCATCGCAGTCTATCTTGGCCAGTACGAAGCGGCCCTGGTATTGGCCGGCCAGGCTTTCAAGGGTAGTCAGCAGCTGATCGCAAGGGGCATGGCCCTTGACGTAGAAGGCCGCCAGTACCGGCTGGCTCAGGGATGCTTCCAACAGCTGCTGTTGGAAATTCTCGGTGGTGACGTCGACTATGTACTGGCTCATAAAGGCTTTTTTCTCTGGGTGATGCTGTGCAATATGGGGGCTGCTTGGCAGAATGCAAGGGCAGATGGTGCCCGGCGCGCCGCACTTTGTCGCATCCCACCTTGCCAGTTGCCCACCTTTGGGGCAAGGTCGGGGTGATACTATAACAATCAGGGAGAAGAAGAATGAGAAGGTTACTGCCCCTGGCCCTGTTGTCGGCCTCGGCACTGGCCAATGAAGGCATGTGGATGCCCACCCAGTTGCCCCAGATGGCCGACACCCTTAAAACCGCCGGCCTGAAGATAGCGCCGGCGGACTTGGCCGATCTGACCAAAGCCCCCATGAACGCCGTGATAAGCCTGGGGGGCTGCACCGCCTCTTTTGTGTCCCCCAAGGGCCTGGTGGTCACTAACCACCACTGCGCCTACGGCAGCATCCAGTACAACAGCACCCCAGATAAAAACCTCATCGAGGACGGCTTCCTGGCCAAACGCCTGGACCAGGAACTGCCGGGGGCACCGGGCTCGCGCATCTTCGTCACCGAGTCCATGACCGAGGTCACCGACACCATGAACCAGGGGCTGGCCAACCTGGCCGGCAAGGCCCGTTACAAGGCCCTGGAAGACAAGGAAAAAGCCCTGGTGGCCCAGTGCGAGGCCGAGCCGGGATACCGCTGCAACGTCTTTAGCTACTACGGCGGCGCCCAGTACTGGCTGCTCAAGCAGCTGGAGATCAAGGACGTGCGCCTGGTCTATGCCCCGGCCGAAGCCATAGGGGTGTACGGCGGCGACATCGACAACTGGATGTGGCCAAGGCACACCGGCGACTTTTCCTTCTACCGCGCCTATGTGGGCAAGGACGGCAAACCGGCCGAGTACAGCAGCGACAACGTGCCTTACCAACCCAAGCACTATCTGAGCATCAACGGCGGCGGCCTGGCCCAGGACGATTTCGTGATGGTGGCCGGTTACCCAGGTTCCACCAACCGTTACCGCACCGCCCAGGAAGTGCGCCACGCCATCGGTTATTACTATCCCACCTTGCAAAAGCGCCTGGCGGATCTCAACACCTTGATCGGCAACGCCTGTGAAGGGGTGGACGATGCCTGCATCAAATACGCCTCCTACCGCCAGGGCCTGAAGAACTATGCCAAGAACTTCCAGGGGCAACTGGAAGGCTTTGCCAAGAGCGATCTGGTGGAGCGCAAGGTGCGCCTGGAAGCGGCCTTGGGTAACTGGGTCAAGCAAGACCAGGGCCGCCAGGCTCAGTACGGCCAGGCTCTGGGCGACCTGCAAAGCCTGATCCTCGACGACCAGGCCCAGCAGCAGGCCGACATGCAGCGCCGTGGCGCCAGCGAAAGCCAGCTCTTTGCCACCGCCCGCAGCCTCTACAAGTGGGCCAAGGAAAGGCAAAAGCCCGATGCCGAGCGTGAACCGGGTTACCAGGACCGCGACCGGGCCCGCATGGAAGCCGGCCTCAACCGCCTGGAGCGCCGTTTCCACCCCGTAGTGGACAAGGCCCTGTGGCTCCATGGCCTGGATGACTATCGCCAGTTGGCCAAGGACCAGCGCATCGGCGCCATCGACCAGGCCCTGGCGGTGGACGACGACAAGGCTCGCGCCAAGGCGGTGGACGGCTTCTACGGCGCCACCGGCCTGATGGACAGCGCCACCCGCCTGGCCTGGCTGGACAAGGCCCCGGCGGATTATGAAGCAAGCCAAGACCCCTTTATCCGCCTGGCGGTAGCCAGCTTCGCCGACTTTGAGCGCATCAAGGAGCAGGGCGAAGACAGGGCAGGGCGTTTCCTGGCCCTGCGCCCGGTGTTTATGCAGGCCCTTATCGCCTACAAGCAAAGCCTGGGCGAGCTGGTCTACCCCGACGCCAACTCCAGCCTGCGGGTGACCTATGGCCACGTGAAGGGCTATACCCCGGCGGTTGGCACCATCACCCAAGACCAGGACGGTGCCCGCTACAACCCCAAAGGCACCTCCCAATACCTGCCCTTTACCACCCTTAAGGGCATCGTCAACAAGCACACAGGCCAGGCCCCCTTCAACGCCCCCAAGGCGGAGCTGGACGCCATTGCCGACCAGGACTTTGGCCCCTACTACATGGCAGCCATCGACTCGGTACCGGTGAACTTCCTGTCCACCGTTGACACCACAGGGGGCAACTCGGGCTCACCGACCCTCAACGCCAAGGGCGAGCTGGTGGGGCTGCTGTTTGACGGCACCTATGATTCCATCAACTCCGACTGGGACTTCACCCCGGCCACCCGTTCCATCCACGTCGACACCCGTTACATGCTGTGGGTGATGGACAAGCTGGACGGCGCCGACAACCTGTTGTCGGAAATGCGCATCGTCGGCCTGCCTGACGACCTCTAAGCGCCGCCGAAAAAAGCCCGCCGCCGGCGGGCTTTTTTGTGCCTGTACTTAACCCTTTACATTGCAGTAACATGGCCCCGTTGCTAAAGAGACCGTGACAAGCGGCGAAAAAACAAGGAATTAGGGCATTGAAAAAAGCACTCATTGGGACGGCCTTGCTTGCGGCCAGCGCCTTAGGAACCACCCTCTTTCTGGGCCAGCAGGTCCAGGGGCAATACCAGCAATGGCTGGGTGAGCTCAGCCAGACCCGGGGCCTCAAGGCCCAAAGCCTGGGTTTTGACGGCGGCCTGTTCGGCGCCAGCGCCCGCACCAAGGTCAGCCTCACCGACGCGGCCCTGGTACAGCTGTTGTCGGAACACGGCCTGCCATCGAGCCTGGTGCTGGAACACCACTTTCAGTTCTGGCCCTGGCAGGTGGTTGGCGACACCCAGCCTGACTGGGGCGGCGAGGGTAAACACCTCAAGGCCCTGTTCGACGACGAAGCCCCCCTGGCCATCCACAGCGTGCACCGCCTTTGGGGCAGTGCCAGTGTCGAAGGGCGCCTAGGCTACC from Gallaecimonas xiamenensis 3-C-1 encodes the following:
- a CDS encoding acyl-CoA thioesterase, encoding MEHLLDHQLSMSVLMTPDMANFSGKVHGGELLSYLDKVAYACASRYAGAYVVTLSVDRVMFRQAINVGELVTFLASVNFTGTTSMEVGIKVITEDIRNKVVRHTNSCYFTMVALDDEGKPTPVRPLEPQNEEEKQRFEAAKLRRKLLRDQEAAHDAIKKEVQQLEL
- a CDS encoding N-acetylmuramoyl-L-alanine amidase; translated protein: MFAIDKDGWVSHTKVTKKDRPKLAHGPMAPVKAIVLHRTGTTSASSVLNAWATKPEGTHFLIGEDGSIYQCASLKQQCWHVGKLYARCRTTSSCTEEDAKAIDAILHQKGTNWGQKFRMVTRHELEKDYPDRFPHNHDALGIEIVGALSTQSEIYELPNEAQQQSLFWLVDQLVAAFELTLSDIYAHGKIAHKDPKQSEGASALKAYRIYKEAG
- a CDS encoding antibiotic biosynthesis monooxygenase family protein, which encodes MSAIAQTPKPPYYAVIFSSLRTPVDAGYGEMADLMATLAAQQPGYLGAESAREGLGITVSYWQSLEAIRAWKANVDHQLAQRQGREKWYSAYKTRIALVERDYGFEV
- the metG gene encoding methionine--tRNA ligase, giving the protein MADSRRILVTSALPYANGPIHLGHMLEYIQTDIWVRFQKLRGFEAYYVCADDAHGTPIMLKAREQGISPEAMIAKTNVEHQADFADFHIGFDHYHSTHSDENRELSALIYNRLNDGGYIKTETISQLFDPQEQMFLPDRFVKGTCPKCGAEDQNGDNCEVCGATYQPVDLKDPKSVVSGATPVLKDSVHYFFDLPAFEGMLKEWIRSGSLQEEMANKLAEWFEQGLARWDISRDAPYFGFEIPGAPGKYFYVWLDAPIGYLASFKALCEKTGINFDDFWKEDSDAEVYHFIGKDIIYFHSLFWPAMLDGAGFRKPTNVFAHGYVTVNGAKMSKSRGTFIKARTYLDHLDPEYLRYYYAAKLSNRIDDLDLSLEDFTQRVNSDLVGKLVNIASRTAGFITKRFDGKLADSIDTTLFDEFVAKGDDIAKAFEGREFGRAVREIMALADKANVYIADTAPWVLVKNDDTLSEAHQVCTLSLNLFKVLVTYLKPVLPTLAAKVEAFLGSELTWANRGELLVGRAINPFQAMVSRIEPAKVEAMVEASKENMAKKVEGPLADDPISPEISYDDFAKVDLRIARIAKAEHVEGADKLLRLELDLGGETRQVFAGIKSAYAPEDLQGKLTVMVANLAPRKMKFGMSEGMVLAAGPGGKDLWVLSPDDGASAGSAQPGMRVK
- the apbC gene encoding iron-sulfur cluster carrier protein ApbC; protein product: MRFFSKATQPRLTEVLCPLTGLPLADLAQTLEESTATLRLRLPYPVAAFASELEEALKPVLAGRTLHLEGQLPAFAKSLGKAKNLIAVASGKGGVGKSTTTINLALALKALGLKVGVLDADLFGPSLPMMVGTRGQHPDSPDGKTMYPIEALGLYTQSIGYLVDDSDAAVWRGPMASTALLQLANETQWPELDLLLIDMPPGTGDIQLTVSQKLPLVGAVIVTTPQDLALSDAIKGMAMFDKVGVATLGLVENMSYHQCSQCGHQEHLFGDGGGVRLAAEKQVPLLGAIPLTLAIRQQTDGGQPLVVNAPDSHEAHCYMAAARKLLATLVKRPAVPAAIEVKMV
- the udk gene encoding uridine kinase, translating into MPTENPCVIIGIAGASASGKSLIARTIFNELKAEVGREEIAVITEDSYYRDQSELSMDQRVLTNYDHPQAFEHDLLVRQLQALKDGQAVEIPEYSYEEHTRKTSTHTVTPKKVIILEGILLLSYKPLRDMLQASVFVDAPLDICLMRRLVRDVAERGRTMESVLKQYMDTVRPMFLQFIEPSKQYADIIVPRGGKNRIAIDMLKAKIRQHL
- the dcd gene encoding dCTP deaminase, which produces MRLCDTHIEEYLADGRIVIDPPPGPDAISGVSVDVRLGDKFRVFQDHTAPYIDLSGPRSQVNAALERVMSDEIVIPEGEAFFLHPGELALAVTYESVTLPADIVGWLDGRSSLARLGLMVHVTAHRIDPGWSGRIVLEFYNSGKLPLALRPHMKIGALNFETLSAPAARPYNKRLDAKYKDQQGAVASRIDQDSK
- the arfB gene encoding alternative ribosome rescue aminoacyl-tRNA hydrolase ArfB, producing MLEIAAGIVIPAHELQFSAQRAQGAGGQHVNTTDSSVLLKFNFEDSKSLPDHYKEGLRRMSSHLVHGPLVVIKAQEHRSQHMNREVALERFKALMEQAGHRPKVRRATRPTRASKERRVKAKKGRGEVKAARGKVRLD
- a CDS encoding lipase family protein; this encodes MSFYNHPQHLSRANLAHLSTLNAELAAGLFKGEVLSQGGLSLGLEITPKHLILVVHHPEGNTRDWATDLRAQLLLWPVQRPLGKVHGGFLEQAQSLLGPLLPLLSRHLKSGMALWLTGHGLGGALASVLAAELALGQDLDVTGLCTFGCPRVFDNSLAAAMEELLGERYWRVVNDQDYITRLPPRCFGYRHGGHLSYFDTTGRLHLADGQRWWDGFWDRCQYHGQWLFAKDMAGVAEHGVDEYQLLSLGAKL
- a CDS encoding putative signal transducing protein, whose protein sequence is MTESLLYTASNTIEAHLLQGLLGGEGIQVRLDSDLLMGAVGDLPTEVQQVRLWCYPYHLNAARQVLENYFKSVGDDWFCGQCGEHNGGAFEFCWHCRQPRKGN
- a CDS encoding tetratricopeptide repeat protein; translated protein: MSQYIVDVTTENFQQQLLEASLSQPVLAAFYVKGHAPCDQLLTTLESLAGQYQGRFVLAKIDCDAQSMLAAQFQIQSVPTLYLIDQGRPVDGLAGPQTAESVSALLDKHLPEPVDPDLEAGLALFDQEQYGEAITKLTLAAQNAADPHPVNIVLAQALIEENRLDEADAKLATIPMAYQDAAFKQAQAELQLKKEAADTPEVRALSEALAQNPEDDGLRLKLAVQLHAAGRNEEALEGLLAILTKDLQFQNGEAKKTCLDILAALGQGNALAAKYRRQLFSLLY
- a CDS encoding S46 family peptidase, which codes for MRRLLPLALLSASALANEGMWMPTQLPQMADTLKTAGLKIAPADLADLTKAPMNAVISLGGCTASFVSPKGLVVTNHHCAYGSIQYNSTPDKNLIEDGFLAKRLDQELPGAPGSRIFVTESMTEVTDTMNQGLANLAGKARYKALEDKEKALVAQCEAEPGYRCNVFSYYGGAQYWLLKQLEIKDVRLVYAPAEAIGVYGGDIDNWMWPRHTGDFSFYRAYVGKDGKPAEYSSDNVPYQPKHYLSINGGGLAQDDFVMVAGYPGSTNRYRTAQEVRHAIGYYYPTLQKRLADLNTLIGNACEGVDDACIKYASYRQGLKNYAKNFQGQLEGFAKSDLVERKVRLEAALGNWVKQDQGRQAQYGQALGDLQSLILDDQAQQQADMQRRGASESQLFATARSLYKWAKERQKPDAEREPGYQDRDRARMEAGLNRLERRFHPVVDKALWLHGLDDYRQLAKDQRIGAIDQALAVDDDKARAKAVDGFYGATGLMDSATRLAWLDKAPADYEASQDPFIRLAVASFADFERIKEQGEDRAGRFLALRPVFMQALIAYKQSLGELVYPDANSSLRVTYGHVKGYTPAVGTITQDQDGARYNPKGTSQYLPFTTLKGIVNKHTGQAPFNAPKAELDAIADQDFGPYYMAAIDSVPVNFLSTVDTTGGNSGSPTLNAKGELVGLLFDGTYDSINSDWDFTPATRSIHVDTRYMLWVMDKLDGADNLLSEMRIVGLPDDL